The following are encoded together in the Pempheris klunzingeri isolate RE-2024b chromosome 24, fPemKlu1.hap1, whole genome shotgun sequence genome:
- the LOC139223809 gene encoding phospholamban translates to MERVQHMTKSAIRRASQIEVNPQAKRNLQELFVNFTLILICLLLIYIIVLLSS, encoded by the coding sequence ATGGAGCGCGTTCAGCACATGACCAAGTCGGCCATCCGTCGAGCGTCTCAGATCGAGGTGAATCCACAAGCCAAGAGAAACCTGCAGGAGCTCTTCGTCAACTTCACCCTCATCCTCATCTGCCTGCTCCTCATTTACATCATCGTGCTGCTGAGCAGCTGA